Proteins encoded in a region of the Mesoflavibacter profundi genome:
- a CDS encoding DUF2147 domain-containing protein, giving the protein MKTYITLLLLFFSLSISAQDIFGEWQTINNEGEKKSVVKIYEENGVVYGKIVKINDQNKVNALCTKCEGEDYNKPILGLKIIKDAVKDGDYYKHGTIIDPQNGNTYKLRLAINEKGQLQVRGYLGFIYSTQYWEKVK; this is encoded by the coding sequence ATGAAAACATACATCACATTATTACTCTTGTTTTTCAGTTTGTCAATATCTGCTCAGGATATTTTTGGCGAATGGCAAACAATTAATAACGAAGGTGAAAAAAAATCTGTAGTAAAAATATATGAGGAAAACGGAGTTGTTTACGGTAAAATAGTCAAAATAAATGACCAAAATAAAGTAAATGCTTTGTGTACAAAATGTGAAGGCGAAGATTATAACAAGCCAATCTTAGGATTAAAAATTATAAAAGATGCAGTGAAAGATGGCGACTATTACAAGCACGGAACCATCATAGATCCTCAAAATGGTAACACTTACAAATTAAGACTCGCAATAAATGAAAAAGGACAACTTCAAGTAAGAGGTTATCTTGGATTTATATATTCTACACAATACTGGGAAAAAGTAAAATAA
- the nadC gene encoding carboxylating nicotinate-nucleotide diphosphorylase produces the protein MISQQQFDKEIELIIANAIREDVGDGDHSSLACIPATSQGKAKLLVKDEGVIAGVEFAKKVFHFVDPKMEIETLIEDGSHVKYGDIVFYVTGASQSILKAERLVLNAMQRMSAIATKTREFVDLLEGTGTKVLDTRKTTPGIRALEKWAVKIGGGENHRFALYDMIMLKDNHIDFAGGITKAIDKTKQYLKDTNRDLKIIVEARNLDEIKEILKSEGVYRILIDNFNYEDTREAVRLIGDKCLTESSGGINENTIRDYALCGVDYISSGALTHSVYNKDLSLKAVD, from the coding sequence ATGATCAGTCAACAACAATTTGATAAAGAGATAGAATTAATTATAGCCAACGCCATTAGAGAAGATGTAGGAGATGGTGACCATAGTAGTTTAGCATGTATTCCTGCTACATCACAAGGTAAAGCCAAGTTATTAGTTAAAGACGAAGGTGTAATTGCTGGTGTAGAGTTTGCTAAAAAAGTATTTCATTTTGTAGATCCTAAAATGGAAATAGAAACTTTGATAGAAGACGGAAGTCATGTTAAATACGGTGATATTGTATTTTATGTTACAGGTGCGTCTCAATCTATTTTAAAAGCCGAACGTTTAGTGTTAAATGCCATGCAGCGTATGAGTGCTATTGCTACAAAAACAAGAGAATTTGTAGATCTGTTAGAAGGTACAGGTACTAAAGTATTAGATACGCGTAAAACAACGCCAGGTATTAGAGCATTAGAAAAATGGGCTGTAAAAATAGGTGGCGGAGAAAATCATCGTTTTGCATTATACGATATGATTATGCTTAAAGATAACCATATAGATTTTGCTGGAGGAATTACAAAAGCAATAGATAAAACTAAACAATATTTAAAAGACACAAACCGTGATTTAAAAATTATTGTTGAAGCTAGAAACCTTGATGAAATTAAAGAAATATTAAAATCTGAAGGTGTTTATCGTATTCTAATAGATAATTTTAATTATGAAGATACTAGAGAAGCAGTTAGATTAATTGGTGACAAATGCTTAACCGAAAGTTCTGGAGGAATTAACGAAAATACCATTAGAGATTACGCACTTTGTGGTGTAGATTACATTTCTTCTGGAGCGTTAACACACTCGGTTTACAATAAAGATTTAAGTTTAAAAGCAGTAGATTAA
- a CDS encoding YihY/virulence factor BrkB family protein → MSKAIEDKLNKIPVVNLLVKLMSKIKLPGLEGLSLYDLIELYVIGIAKGALTARASAIAYSFFMALFPFLLFVIIVIPLIPIEEFQNDFLVFLESVLPPTTTDFFFENIFENLKTSNQQGGLLSSVFVLSIFLMANGVNALFSGFEKSYHDQLTRNVVKQYLYALGIALILCFLLIVTVAVLGYFQIYVLAPLRDRGFISNRDIGFWASFAQYVFFIIMVYLATAVLYYFGTAEGKTSKFFSVGALFTTLLIMVTSFLFGIYIENFAKYNELYGSIGALLILLFYLWLNANILLLGFELNISLKQLRKSF, encoded by the coding sequence ATGTCTAAAGCTATAGAGGATAAACTAAATAAAATTCCGGTAGTAAACTTATTAGTTAAGTTAATGAGTAAAATAAAACTACCAGGTTTAGAAGGTTTATCATTATATGATTTGATAGAATTATATGTGATTGGTATAGCAAAAGGCGCTTTAACAGCTAGAGCAAGTGCTATTGCATATAGCTTTTTTATGGCGTTATTTCCGTTTTTATTATTTGTTATAATTGTAATTCCGTTAATTCCAATAGAAGAGTTTCAAAATGATTTTTTAGTATTTCTAGAATCTGTTTTACCGCCAACTACAACAGATTTTTTCTTTGAAAATATTTTCGAAAATTTAAAAACCAGCAACCAACAAGGCGGATTATTATCTTCTGTGTTTGTGTTATCTATTTTTTTAATGGCAAATGGTGTAAATGCACTATTTTCTGGCTTTGAAAAATCGTATCATGATCAATTAACACGTAATGTAGTCAAGCAGTATTTATACGCTTTAGGAATTGCATTAATATTATGTTTTTTACTAATTGTAACCGTTGCAGTTTTAGGATATTTTCAAATATATGTATTAGCGCCTTTAAGAGATCGAGGTTTTATTAGTAATAGAGATATCGGTTTTTGGGCAAGTTTTGCGCAATACGTGTTCTTTATAATAATGGTGTATTTAGCAACAGCTGTTTTATATTATTTTGGAACAGCAGAAGGAAAAACGTCCAAGTTTTTCTCGGTTGGTGCATTATTTACAACATTGCTAATAATGGTGACTTCGTTTTTATTTGGAATTTACATAGAAAATTTTGCAAAATACAACGAACTTTATGGATCTATCGGCGCATTACTAATATTGCTTTTTTATCTTTGGTTAAACGCCAATATTTTACTGTTAGGTTTTGAGCTTAATATTTCACTAAAACAACTTAGAAAAAGTTTTTAA
- a CDS encoding LytR/AlgR family response regulator transcription factor, giving the protein MILNCVVVDDSAIQRLSIVKLIEGNNNLNLIAEYSSALETKNGLNTHKVDLIFLDIEMPVLNGFELLDVLNNKPQIIFVTGKTEYAFKAFNYDATDYLQKPISRDRFTQAVEKAVEQHKLKQDYSQEEGEHIFVKSNLKKRKVYIKDIKWIEALGDYVKLVTEDTSLVVLSTMKAFEKELPEGKFLRIHKSYIVNLDKIDRFNSKNVEVGAYEIPLSRNKKTQLVEALNSI; this is encoded by the coding sequence GTAGTTGTGGACGATTCGGCAATTCAAAGATTGTCAATAGTTAAACTAATTGAAGGCAATAATAATTTAAACCTAATTGCTGAATATAGTAGTGCATTAGAAACTAAAAACGGTCTTAATACACATAAGGTGGATCTTATCTTTTTAGATATAGAAATGCCTGTTCTTAATGGTTTTGAATTATTAGACGTACTTAATAATAAGCCACAAATTATTTTTGTGACTGGAAAAACAGAGTATGCTTTTAAAGCTTTTAATTACGATGCTACAGATTATTTACAAAAACCAATCTCTAGAGATCGTTTTACACAAGCAGTAGAAAAAGCGGTAGAACAACATAAACTTAAGCAAGATTATAGCCAAGAAGAAGGCGAACATATCTTTGTAAAGAGTAATCTTAAAAAACGTAAAGTTTACATAAAAGACATTAAATGGATTGAAGCACTTGGTGATTATGTAAAACTTGTTACAGAAGATACTAGCCTTGTAGTATTATCTACAATGAAAGCTTTTGAAAAAGAATTACCTGAAGGAAAGTTTTTAAGAATACACAAATCTTACATCGTAAATCTTGATAAAATTGACAGATTTAATAGTAAGAATGTAGAAGTTGGCGCTTATGAAATACCGTTAAGTAGAAACAAGAAAACACAATTAGTCGAAGCTTTAAATAGCATTTAA
- the rlmH gene encoding 23S rRNA (pseudouridine(1915)-N(3))-methyltransferase RlmH, giving the protein MTIKLLAIGKTDNKQLQLLIDDYTKRLGFYIKFELEIIPDLKKVKNLSEDQQKQKEGELILSKITTTDVLILLDENGKQYDSVQFSNYLQKHMNSGIKQLVFVIGGPYGFSQDVYNAARGKVSLSKMTFSHQMVRLFMIEQLYRGFTILKNEPYHHR; this is encoded by the coding sequence ATGACTATAAAATTACTTGCTATAGGAAAAACAGACAATAAGCAACTACAATTACTTATTGACGATTACACAAAACGTTTAGGATTTTACATAAAGTTTGAATTAGAGATAATTCCCGATTTAAAAAAAGTTAAAAATCTTAGCGAAGACCAGCAAAAACAAAAAGAAGGCGAACTTATCTTATCCAAAATAACGACTACAGACGTATTAATTTTGTTAGATGAAAACGGTAAACAATACGATAGTGTACAATTTTCAAACTACCTTCAAAAGCACATGAATTCTGGTATAAAACAACTTGTTTTTGTAATTGGTGGACCGTATGGATTTAGCCAAGATGTATACAATGCTGCAAGAGGAAAAGTATCTTTATCTAAAATGACATTTTCGCACCAAATGGTACGTTTATTTATGATAGAACAACTATATCGTGGTTTTACCATTTTAAAAAACGAACCTTATCACCATAGATAA
- a CDS encoding carboxypeptidase-like regulatory domain-containing protein produces MKQFLAFLIVVLSLNFSFAQNKKDQTTSTTVDSTKVISDNFVGGIIIDATTRQPLENVNVVNLNQVIGTATNKDGEFELRAKANDTLHLSYLGFKSVKVKVTNDWLNKIEKSTITLTELALALEEVVVTELKLTGYLEVDIKQVNTNNNYRYSINGLSTGYEAGKKQPNAINKVLGSIFNPLDFLYNTFSKKGGELRKLKKMKEDDNIRNTLASRFDRDMLTALLGVTRVDLDEIVSQCNYSEEFVNTANDLQILDAISECYEEYKVLNRTRKKRL; encoded by the coding sequence ATGAAACAATTTTTAGCTTTTTTAATAGTTGTTTTAAGTCTTAACTTTAGTTTTGCTCAAAACAAAAAAGACCAAACAACCTCAACAACTGTAGACTCAACAAAAGTAATTTCAGATAATTTTGTTGGTGGTATCATTATAGACGCAACAACAAGACAACCTTTAGAAAATGTAAATGTTGTTAATCTAAACCAAGTTATTGGTACTGCTACAAATAAAGATGGTGAGTTTGAACTTCGTGCAAAAGCTAACGACACATTACACTTATCCTATCTAGGATTTAAATCTGTTAAAGTAAAAGTCACTAACGACTGGTTAAATAAAATAGAAAAATCTACAATTACTTTAACCGAGCTTGCTTTAGCGTTAGAAGAAGTTGTGGTAACCGAGCTAAAATTAACAGGTTACCTAGAAGTAGACATAAAACAAGTTAATACCAATAACAATTACAGATATAGTATAAATGGCTTAAGTACAGGTTATGAAGCCGGTAAAAAACAACCTAATGCTATTAATAAGGTATTAGGATCTATATTTAATCCTTTAGACTTTTTATACAATACCTTTAGTAAAAAAGGTGGCGAATTGCGTAAGTTAAAAAAGATGAAAGAAGACGATAATATTAGAAATACATTAGCGTCTAGATTTGATCGTGATATGCTTACTGCATTATTAGGTGTTACACGTGTAGATTTAGATGAAATTGTTAGTCAATGTAACTACTCTGAAGAGTTTGTAAACACAGCAAACGATCTTCAAATTTTAGATGCTATTAGCGAATGTTATGAAGAGTACAAAGTACTTAACAGAACTCGTAAAAAACGACTTTAG
- a CDS encoding non-canonical purine NTP diphosphatase, whose protein sequence is MKLVFATNNLNKLKEVQQLIPNTITLLSLKDIGCFEDIPETQNTIEGNAIQKAEYIKNNYGYDCFADDTGLEVEALNNQPGVFSARYAGPQRNANDNMDLLLSNLKDKPNRNAQFKTVIALHLNNILNTFTGICKGEITTEKHGVKGFGYDPIFKPEDYQDTFAQMDLELKNKIGHRGKAVQSLVKFLNNIDI, encoded by the coding sequence ATGAAACTTGTTTTTGCAACCAACAATCTAAATAAATTAAAAGAAGTACAACAATTAATTCCCAATACAATCACACTACTTAGTCTTAAAGACATCGGTTGTTTTGAAGATATACCAGAAACCCAAAATACCATAGAAGGTAACGCTATCCAAAAAGCAGAGTATATTAAAAACAACTATGGATACGACTGTTTTGCAGATGATACAGGATTAGAAGTTGAAGCTTTAAATAACCAACCTGGAGTTTTTAGTGCACGGTATGCTGGTCCACAACGCAATGCAAATGATAATATGGATTTATTACTTAGTAATTTAAAAGACAAACCTAACCGTAATGCCCAATTTAAAACAGTAATTGCACTACACTTAAACAATATATTAAATACGTTTACAGGAATTTGTAAAGGTGAAATTACAACCGAAAAACACGGCGTAAAAGGGTTTGGCTACGATCCTATTTTTAAACCAGAAGATTATCAAGATACGTTTGCGCAGATGGATTTAGAATTAAAAAACAAAATCGGTCATCGTGGTAAAGCTGTACAATCACTGGTCAAATTTTTAAACAACATCGATATATAA
- a CDS encoding DEAD/DEAH box helicase produces MSTFQQLGLDADLLQAINDLGFETPSEVQQKAIPILLESDRDLVALAQTGTGKTAAFGFPMLQKIDPSSRTTQGLILSPTRELCLQITNEMKLYGKYLNGLNVTAIYGGSSITEQAKQVKRGAQIIVATPGRMKDMISRKLVDISKIEYAVLDEADEMLNMGFYEDINDILANTPIDKSTWLFSATMPKEVAKIAKDFMSDPLEVTVGNKNESTTNVSHEYYLVNSRDRYLALKRLADANPDIFSVVFCRTKRDTQKVAEKLIEDGYNAGALHGDLSQNQRDLVMKSFRNNQIQMLVATDVAARGIDVDDVTHVINYQLPDEIETYTHRSGRTGRAGKTGVSMVIVSKSEVRKIKSIERIIKRQFDKKELPSGIEICEVQLMSLANKVHNTEINHEIDAYLPSINEIFEDTSKDELIKKFFSVEFSRFFNYYKNSKNLNVEASSSDSNRGESSGNSTRYFINVGRKDGYDWMKLKDYLKEVLQLGRDDVFKVDVKDSFSFFNTEKEHQDKVLEFFTDYKENGRFINVEITEDRGRRDRKRGDRNRRDGGNRRRRNDNNNSEKRSRRSNDSAPKKGRRSDRDKSEFKSTHGRPRRSRR; encoded by the coding sequence ATGAGCACATTCCAACAACTTGGACTTGATGCAGATTTGCTACAAGCCATTAACGACTTAGGTTTTGAAACACCAAGTGAAGTACAACAAAAAGCAATTCCTATTTTATTAGAAAGCGATCGTGACTTAGTCGCGTTAGCACAAACAGGAACAGGTAAAACTGCTGCTTTTGGTTTTCCTATGTTACAAAAAATAGATCCTAGTAGTCGTACAACACAAGGATTAATCTTATCACCTACTAGAGAACTTTGTCTTCAAATCACTAACGAGATGAAGCTATACGGTAAATACCTAAACGGACTTAACGTTACTGCAATTTACGGTGGATCAAGCATTACAGAACAGGCAAAACAAGTAAAACGTGGTGCGCAAATTATTGTTGCAACACCAGGTAGAATGAAGGATATGATAAGCCGTAAACTAGTAGATATTTCTAAAATTGAATACGCGGTTTTAGATGAAGCAGATGAAATGCTTAACATGGGATTTTATGAAGATATTAATGATATATTAGCTAACACACCAATAGATAAAAGTACTTGGTTATTTAGTGCTACAATGCCAAAGGAAGTCGCTAAAATAGCAAAAGACTTTATGTCAGATCCTTTAGAAGTTACTGTAGGTAATAAAAACGAAAGTACTACTAACGTATCACATGAGTATTACTTAGTTAACTCTAGAGATCGTTATTTAGCTTTAAAACGTTTAGCAGATGCAAATCCAGATATTTTTTCGGTAGTATTTTGTCGTACAAAACGAGACACTCAAAAAGTTGCCGAAAAACTTATTGAAGATGGATACAACGCTGGCGCATTACATGGAGACTTAAGCCAAAACCAACGTGATTTGGTAATGAAGTCTTTTAGAAACAATCAAATACAAATGCTTGTAGCAACAGATGTTGCTGCACGTGGTATAGATGTAGATGATGTTACACACGTAATAAACTACCAATTACCAGACGAAATCGAAACCTACACACACCGTTCTGGTCGTACTGGTCGTGCTGGTAAAACAGGAGTTTCTATGGTAATAGTTTCTAAAAGTGAGGTAAGAAAAATTAAAAGTATAGAGCGTATTATAAAACGCCAATTTGATAAAAAAGAATTACCAAGCGGAATAGAAATTTGTGAAGTACAACTTATGTCTTTAGCTAATAAAGTACATAATACCGAAATTAATCACGAAATAGACGCATATTTACCTAGCATAAACGAAATTTTTGAAGATACATCTAAGGACGAATTAATTAAAAAATTCTTCTCTGTAGAATTCTCAAGATTTTTCAATTACTACAAAAACTCAAAAAACTTAAATGTAGAAGCTAGTAGCAGCGATAGTAATCGTGGTGAATCAAGTGGTAATTCTACTAGATACTTTATAAACGTTGGTCGTAAAGATGGTTACGACTGGATGAAATTAAAAGACTATTTAAAAGAAGTATTACAATTAGGTCGCGACGATGTATTTAAAGTAGATGTAAAAGATAGTTTTTCATTTTTTAATACAGAAAAAGAGCACCAAGATAAAGTCTTAGAATTCTTTACAGATTACAAAGAAAACGGTCGATTTATTAATGTTGAAATTACTGAAGATCGCGGAAGAAGAGATCGCAAAAGAGGCGATAGAAACCGTCGTGATGGAGGCAATAGAAGACGAAGAAACGACAATAATAATTCTGAAAAACGCTCTAGACGTAGTAACGATAGTGCGCCTAAAAAAGGAAGACGATCAGACCGCGATAAATCTGAATTTAAATCTACTCACGGTAGACCAAGACGTTCTAGACGTTAA
- the priA gene encoding replication restart helicase PriA codes for MHFIDVILPIPLEKRFTYSITQAESEFLQIGMRVSIPFGKTKIYTGIVANIHQTAPLIYEAKEIHQILDEAPIVTQQQLKLWQWIAKYYMCTEGEVMRAALPNAFLLESETIISPNKNSVINDEELKDDEFLIYEALQHQSSLKIQDISSILDKKNVLPVVKRLVEKEAIILNEEIYDKYKPKYVRYVKLSNQYTSEAALNALLDDLNKNATKQKEVILNLFSISAKTKKPVKVSDLIEVSKTTSSTIKTLIDKNILEDYHIQTDRIQYEGEDNEDTKQLNQYQTEALQQINTNFESQNVVLLHGVTSSGKTEVYVKLIESIVAQGKQVLYLLPEIALTTQLVSRLQDYFGEQVAVFHSKYSAHERVEVYNNVLENSNKAKVILGARSSIFLPFNNLGLIIVDEEHEQSFKQFDPAPRYNARDVAVVLASLFNAKTVLGSATPSLESYYNATESKYGLAEIKRRYNNVQMPDIELVDIKDKHKRKRMKGHFSDRLIEEMTEALEEGLQIILFQNRRGYSPIVECTTCGHSPQCPNCDVSLTYHQYRKQLRCHYCGYGIAMQQKCMACGTPDLDTKGFGTEQIEAEVKQLFPEVKVGRMDLDTTRGKFGYEKIITAFQQQELDVLVGTQMLTKGLDFRNVKLVGIMNADNMLNFPDFRAHERSFQLMLQVSGRAGRTSQRGKVLIQTYNPYHKILQQVSTNDYLAMYKEQLDDRYNYKYPPFYRLIKITIKHRDYNKVNLAADWLTKALVQLFKNNVLGPEFPPVSRIRNQYHKNILIKIPQGQHLGKTKEAIKRVEASFNAIGDFKSVRLIMNVDNY; via the coding sequence TTGCATTTTATAGACGTCATTTTACCAATTCCGTTAGAAAAACGCTTTACTTACAGTATAACGCAAGCCGAAAGTGAGTTTTTACAAATCGGTATGCGTGTTTCTATTCCGTTTGGTAAAACTAAAATCTACACAGGAATAGTCGCAAATATCCATCAAACTGCACCTTTAATTTATGAGGCAAAAGAGATACATCAAATTTTAGATGAAGCGCCAATAGTTACACAGCAACAGCTTAAATTATGGCAATGGATTGCTAAATATTATATGTGTACAGAAGGCGAAGTTATGCGTGCAGCCTTACCAAATGCTTTTTTATTAGAAAGTGAAACAATTATAAGTCCTAACAAGAATAGCGTTATTAATGATGAAGAATTAAAAGACGACGAATTTTTAATTTACGAAGCCTTACAACATCAGTCATCGCTAAAAATTCAAGACATATCAAGTATTTTAGATAAAAAAAATGTGCTTCCGGTTGTTAAACGATTAGTCGAAAAAGAAGCTATAATTCTAAATGAAGAAATTTACGACAAATACAAACCAAAGTACGTAAGATATGTCAAGTTAAGTAACCAGTATACTTCAGAAGCTGCTTTAAATGCATTACTAGACGATCTTAATAAAAACGCAACCAAACAAAAAGAGGTGATTTTAAATCTCTTTTCCATTTCTGCCAAAACTAAAAAACCGGTTAAGGTTTCAGATTTGATAGAGGTTAGTAAAACAACGTCTTCAACCATTAAAACTTTAATTGATAAAAATATATTAGAAGATTATCATATTCAAACCGATCGTATTCAATACGAAGGAGAAGATAATGAAGACACAAAACAGTTAAACCAATACCAAACAGAAGCGCTTCAGCAAATAAATACAAATTTTGAAAGTCAAAATGTAGTATTGCTTCACGGTGTAACATCTTCAGGTAAAACCGAAGTTTATGTAAAACTAATCGAGAGTATTGTTGCGCAAGGAAAACAAGTCTTGTATTTACTTCCAGAAATAGCATTAACAACGCAGTTAGTAAGTCGTTTACAAGATTATTTTGGAGAGCAAGTGGCGGTTTTTCATAGCAAATATTCGGCACACGAGCGAGTAGAAGTATATAATAATGTTTTAGAAAACTCTAATAAAGCAAAGGTAATTTTAGGAGCGCGATCGTCTATATTTTTGCCTTTTAATAATTTAGGATTAATTATAGTAGACGAAGAGCACGAACAATCTTTTAAACAATTTGATCCAGCACCAAGATATAATGCAAGAGATGTTGCGGTAGTTTTAGCGTCTTTGTTTAATGCAAAAACAGTGTTAGGAAGCGCAACACCAAGCTTAGAAAGTTATTACAATGCAACCGAAAGTAAATATGGTTTAGCGGAAATTAAAAGACGTTATAACAATGTGCAAATGCCAGATATAGAACTGGTAGATATAAAAGATAAGCACAAAAGAAAACGCATGAAAGGTCATTTTTCTGATAGGTTAATAGAAGAAATGACAGAAGCATTAGAAGAAGGATTACAAATCATACTTTTTCAAAATAGACGTGGTTATTCACCAATTGTAGAATGTACAACTTGTGGTCACTCGCCACAATGTCCTAATTGCGATGTAAGTTTAACCTACCATCAATATCGTAAACAATTACGATGTCATTATTGTGGTTATGGTATAGCGATGCAACAAAAATGTATGGCTTGTGGTACACCAGATTTAGATACAAAAGGGTTTGGAACAGAGCAAATAGAAGCAGAGGTAAAGCAGCTTTTTCCAGAGGTCAAAGTTGGTAGAATGGATTTAGATACTACAAGAGGTAAGTTTGGTTACGAAAAAATAATTACAGCTTTTCAGCAACAAGAATTAGATGTTTTAGTTGGTACGCAAATGTTGACTAAAGGATTAGATTTTAGAAATGTTAAATTAGTAGGTATTATGAATGCCGATAATATGCTTAATTTTCCAGATTTTAGAGCGCACGAAAGAAGTTTTCAATTAATGCTACAAGTGTCTGGTAGAGCAGGAAGAACATCGCAAAGAGGTAAAGTATTAATACAAACCTATAATCCTTATCATAAAATACTACAGCAAGTCTCTACCAACGATTACTTGGCAATGTATAAAGAGCAGTTAGACGATCGTTATAATTATAAATATCCGCCTTTTTATAGATTAATAAAGATTACTATAAAACATCGTGATTACAATAAAGTGAATTTGGCTGCAGATTGGTTAACAAAAGCGTTGGTGCAATTATTTAAAAACAATGTTTTAGGACCAGAATTTCCGCCAGTATCAAGAATTAGAAATCAGTATCATAAAAATATATTGATTAAAATACCACAAGGACAACATTTAGGGAAAACAAAAGAAGCTATAAAAAGGGTAGAGGCAAGTTTTAATGCAATTGGAGATTTTAAATCTGTACGCCTAATAATGAATGTGGATAATTATTAA
- the hpf gene encoding ribosome hibernation-promoting factor, HPF/YfiA family, with protein sequence MTVNIQYLHMLNSESINTYVTDKLKNLSQKFDWIINAEVHFDKRNNPTQDKICKIELSVPGPRIFATSTEDNFEQAVKHTIKDLEKQLKKRKQTFASY encoded by the coding sequence ATGACTGTAAATATTCAATACTTACATATGTTAAATAGCGAATCTATTAACACTTATGTCACAGATAAACTTAAAAACTTATCACAAAAATTTGATTGGATAATTAATGCCGAAGTACATTTTGATAAAAGAAATAATCCAACACAAGATAAAATTTGTAAAATAGAATTAAGCGTACCTGGTCCAAGGATTTTTGCTACTTCTACCGAAGATAATTTTGAGCAAGCTGTAAAGCATACTATTAAAGATCTTGAAAAACAACTTAAAAAAAGAAAGCAAACATTTGCAAGCTATTAA
- a CDS encoding TrmH family RNA methyltransferase, which yields MIDIKLLNHLESYLTAKRLQRFNSVLDQRTKHFTVATEDVYQLHNTSAVIRSCDVFGVQEVNIVEEVNTKRIDREIAMGAQKWVDLNRFHSVKDCISNLKAKGYQIVATTPHAEDCDLYDFDVTKKSCFFFGRETEGLSDEVIQQADCFLKIPMVGFTESLNISVSAAIILQHATSKLKKTEIDWQLTEEEKLEKRLDWCKKTIKSYDEIVVRFYSY from the coding sequence ATGATAGATATAAAACTTTTAAACCATTTAGAAAGCTATTTAACCGCAAAGCGTTTACAGCGTTTTAATAGCGTTTTAGACCAACGAACAAAACATTTTACCGTTGCAACAGAAGATGTTTATCAATTACATAATACAAGTGCAGTTATAAGAAGTTGCGATGTTTTTGGTGTACAAGAGGTTAATATTGTTGAAGAAGTTAATACTAAACGTATTGACAGAGAAATTGCAATGGGCGCACAAAAATGGGTAGATTTAAATAGATTTCATTCTGTAAAAGATTGTATTTCTAATCTAAAAGCTAAAGGTTATCAAATAGTTGCAACGACACCACATGCAGAGGATTGTGATTTATATGACTTTGATGTTACTAAAAAGTCGTGCTTTTTCTTTGGAAGAGAAACCGAAGGTTTGTCTGACGAGGTTATACAGCAAGCAGATTGTTTTTTAAAAATACCAATGGTTGGTTTTACCGAAAGTTTGAATATTTCAGTAAGTGCTGCAATTATTTTACAACATGCGACTTCAAAACTTAAAAAGACAGAAATTGATTGGCAATTAACCGAAGAAGAAAAGTTAGAAAAACGATTAGATTGGTGTAAAAAAACGATTAAAAGTTATGATGAAATTGTAGTGCGCTTTTATTCTTATTAG